One window of the Pelmatolapia mariae isolate MD_Pm_ZW linkage group LG15, Pm_UMD_F_2, whole genome shotgun sequence genome contains the following:
- the taf1a gene encoding TATA box-binding protein-associated factor RNA polymerase I subunit A: MDDLERELEPHIDLENDSDSSEDNSSKGEKKSKFPLVKPIYGDQTQQNGFRRTTSMCRERIREAMLHHRWEEAAEYMVYYPQILEDRNLFTAQPSKEFIWRTVTEIFHHHPNSTMEDYNIIYERMKHSGFRHYLMISLEHSFHLLLHHQIEDAKRHLASAESWRHGKETAAQIQNIKLIQAYRGLLDYIIWCDKKSTRSSSDYYESDSNQTMQNYFRQASVNLEEILKNPGVWDCFILRYVEMLEFYERHKEALQVLNDYAYDSNFPPNPNAHVYLYQYLKCQGASEKRLMKVLKVLHALVPSHELMLEYSSLLLQSEKQSDTTKALGVVLEMLAFNCWGSNLEVWIRLKAVIQKLQNQVDWENIVCEKMAERKDWWLALHFTSFHATKDSKENPELFEVKASLTKILCPDRPLKYSVNGSQVKGKAETKKRKGRY; encoded by the exons ATGGATGACTTAGAAAGAGAGCTGGAGCCTCACATTGACTTAGAGAATGACTCTGATTCCTCAGAGGACAACTCTtcaaaaggagagaagaaatcAAAGTTCCCTCTGGTTAAACCCATTTATGGAG ATCAGACTCAACAGAATGGGTTTCGCCGGACCACCAGCATGTGTCGGGAGCGCATCAGAGAAGCCATGCTGCACCACAGATGGGAGGAGGCAGCAGAATATATGGTGTACTACCCCCAAATTTTAGAAGACAGAAATCTTTTCACAGCGCAGCCATCTAAGGAG TTTATTTGGAGAACTGTCACTGAAATCTTTCACCATCATCCCAACTCAACAATGGAAGATTACAACATCATCTATGAGCGAATGAAGCATTCGGGATTTAGACATTACCTTATG ATTTCTCTGGAACATTccttccacctcctcctccaccaccagaTTGAAGATGCAAAGCGGCATCTTGCTAGTGCTGAGAGTTGGAGGCACGGGAAAGAGACAGCAGCTCAGATTCAGAATATTAAACTGATCCAGGCCTACAGGGGCCTGCTGGATTATATCATCTGGTGTGACAAAAAGTCGACACGCTCCAGCAGCG ATTATTATGAATCTGATTCCAATCAAACCATGCAAAACTACTTCAGGCAAGCGTCAGTGAATCTTGAGGAGATTTTGAAAAATCCAGGCGTCTGGGATTGTTTTATACTGAGATATGTTGAG ATGCTCGAGTTTTATGAGCGTCACAAGGAGGCTCTGCAAGTCCTGAATGACTATGCGTATGACAGCAATTTCCCACCCAATCCCAATGCGCATGTCTACCTCTACCAGTATTTAAAGTGCCAAGGTGCTTCGGAGAAGAGACTGATGAAAGTGTTGAAG GTCCTCCATGCATTGGTCCCCAGCCACGAGTTGATGCTGGAGTATAGCTCTCTCCTGCTTCAGTCAG AGAAACAAAGTGACACCACGAAAGCTTTGGGAGTTGTCCTGGAAATGCTGGCCTTCAATTGCTGGGGGAGCAACCTGGAAGTGTGGATCCGTTTAAAGGCAGTGATCCAAAAGCTTCAAAATCA AGTAGACTGGGAGAACATTGTCTGTGAAAAGATGGCTGAAAGAAAAGACTGGTGGCTTGCGCTGCACTTCACGAGCTTCCATGCCACGAAAGACTCAAAGGAGAACCCCGAGCTTTTTGAAGTGAAAGCTTCGCTGACAAAAATCCTTTGCCCAG accggccacTGAAGTACAGTGTGAATGGCTCACAGGTGAAGGGCAAAGctgagacaaagaaaagaaaaggaagataTTAA